The DNA segment ACTTTCGTAGATACCATCGTATAAACGGTTCTGACATCTCTTTCGTACATTACGTCGCCTTCTTCAAACTGCACGATGTTATCGCCCGCTTTGTTAAAGCTACCCCAGCCGTTTTTCTTGCCAGTTTGAGTGTAGCCTACGGTAAATTTGTGATCTTGATACTTAGCGTAGACGGAGGTATCAAACAGCTTGCCGTCGTCGGCATGCCTTTCGCTGGTTCGAGTAACGTGGATCATACCGCCCATACCGAAATCCTCGGTAATAGAGCCGTCGTACATCGCTTTAGCGCCGTATCCGGTAAATATATCGCTCGCGTGCATAACGTAGCCTCTAAACGCTAGGCCGTTATCGAATTTATACGTCGCGCCGCCCGCGAATAGTCCTTTGTTTTTATTGATCTTTTTCACTCTAAACATCTCGTTTAGCTGAACCTTGCCGCGAGCTCTGGTCCAAAGAGCGTCTAGGGTCAAATTTGAAACCGAGCTGTTCGTTACGCTAACGCCGTCGTTTACCTTCGTGACCCAATCTGAGTTCATATTTTGGCGACCGACTCTTACGACCGTGTCGTAGGCGTTATACTCCAGGTATAAATTTAAGAGCATAAATCTGTTATTTTCGTATATCCTCTCGGTAGAATCACCCTTGCCGTGTCCGGTATCAAAATCCTTATCGTCCTCGTAAAAAGGCACGCTGCCTCTAAAACCTACGACGCCTTTAAAGCTTTTGTAAAAATCGGTTTCGTATTTTAACCCGACCGAGCCGATAGCCCAAGCGGTGTTGTTAAAATATGTCGATTTATCGCCTTTATCTACGTGGCGACTCTCGTAATAAGCGGACACGTCGCCGCTCGCCTTGCCGTTTTTAAACGCCTCTTCAAGCGTATCGGCGCCGTTAGCCGCAATGGCCGCGCATGCGATCGTAGCCATTAAAGCAAAACTTCTATTCATGTTTTTCTCCTTTTAAAAAAGTTATTTTTAGCCTTCTCTGTATTCGACTCCGAAAGTACCGCTTGGATACTCCCATTTTTTGATTATGGTGTTACCGCAAAGCGCTCTGCACGTACCGCACTCCAGACAGCCCGCGTAGTCGAAGTGATAGCCGTTTTCGTCCTTTTTATAAAGTCCGGCCGGGCATGCGACCTCTAGCTTTGCAAACTCGCTTGTGTTTATATCATCCACAAGCTCGATATGCGCGTTACTCTCATCTACGAAAAATTTATCTAAACTTAGTTTTGCATCAACGTTTACGGTTTTCATATCGACTTCACTCCCTTAAATGCATCTTTGATGAGATTCATATAGCCGACCTTCTTAAGTCTCGGCAAAATTTTACTTCTTAGCGGCCGGCTAGGTCCGTTTATAACGAAAAGATCTTTCATAATGCCGCTCATCATCTTCGGATAATCGTCGAAAATTCTCTCATTACCCAAGAACTCAGGCAGATTTTTATAAAGCTTAAGATCGCTCATTACAAAGCTCGCATCAAGCATCTTTTCGTACGACAAGCTATCTGCGCTAAAATCTCCCGCAGCTTTAGCTTTTAGCACCGCTTTGGCCGCTAAAACGCCGCTTTCTACCGCTAGATCCATACCGCGTACGGAGTATCCTACGTTTAGGCAAAGACCCGCCGCGTCGCCTGCTACTATCACGCCGTGATCGCTTAGCTTTTTGATAGAATTTAACCCGCCCTCAGGCACGATGTGAGCCGAATACTCCGTCGTTTTGCCGTTTTTGATAAGAGGCTTAACCGCAGGGTGGTTTTTAAAATTTTCCAGCATCGCAGGCACGCTCATATCGCTTACGTGCGAGTTGTGTAGACCGAAAACTACGCCCAAAGATATCGAAGTTTCGTTGGTGTATAAAAATCCGCCGCCCATATGCTCGTTTGACGCGCTTCCGGCAAATAACCACGCAGCGCCTTCGTTGCCGCTTACGTTAAAGATATCCTCGATCCTGTCTTTGCCGAGCTCGATGATCTCTTTTACGCCGACCGCACAGGTATGCGGATTTAGCTCGTATCCTAGACCGTATTTTGAGCA comes from the Campylobacter rectus genome and includes:
- a CDS encoding Opr family porin; this encodes MNRSFALMATIACAAIAANGADTLEEAFKNGKASGDVSAYYESRHVDKGDKSTYFNNTAWAIGSVGLKYETDFYKSFKGVVGFRGSVPFYEDDKDFDTGHGKGDSTERIYENNRFMLLNLYLEYNAYDTVVRVGRQNMNSDWVTKVNDGVSVTNSSVSNLTLDALWTRARGKVQLNEMFRVKKINKNKGLFAGGATYKFDNGLAFRGYVMHASDIFTGYGAKAMYDGSITEDFGMGGMIHVTRTSERHADDGKLFDTSVYAKYQDHKFTVGYTQTGKKNGWGSFNKAGDNIVQFEEGDVMYERDVRTVYTMVSTKVQKLSIDAILGTTSYKLKGGDEKRYRQHEFSTWLSYPILENLSAIVKFDKTIKAQPYYPAMTQVSAGLSYTF
- a CDS encoding FAD-dependent oxidoreductase, which codes for MDEKFDAIIIGGGIAGCISAYLLAKEGLEVLLIERGNFIGAKNMSGGRIYAHSIEPVFPNFAQIAPIERLITREKLSFITADDNVTMEYALKPSENKADLSYSVLRVKFDAWLGEKAEEAGASIIAGIRVDDLIKEDGKVCGVIAGGEEMRADVVIVADGANSTICSKYGLGYELNPHTCAVGVKEIIELGKDRIEDIFNVSGNEGAAWLFAGSASNEHMGGGFLYTNETSISLGVVFGLHNSHVSDMSVPAMLENFKNHPAVKPLIKNGKTTEYSAHIVPEGGLNSIKKLSDHGVIVAGDAAGLCLNVGYSVRGMDLAVESGVLAAKAVLKAKAAGDFSADSLSYEKMLDASFVMSDLKLYKNLPEFLGNERIFDDYPKMMSGIMKDLFVINGPSRPLRSKILPRLKKVGYMNLIKDAFKGVKSI